The DNA segment AGATGGGACCGGCTCCGGGATTGAAGATGGATAAAGGTGTTCGATCAGAGCTGACCTTTTCGATGTTTGATGTGTGGCGTCGTATGAGATTTATAACTGATGTTGATTGTCTCTGACAATCATTGATACAAATACTTAAGCATTTTTGTCTTTAATCAGTTCGGACGAAATAATCACTCCAGTaaactttaatgaaaacacactgataaaTCAGAAAACACTGTTATAAAAAAATTACATGTATATCACAGACATAAAATTATTTATcatttaatgaaacaaaaacacacactaccTTCAAATCATTTAAATATGCACTCATCACAAACAGCTCACAGGCTTTTAAATATGTACAGAGTCAGGTAATTTCCAGAAAGGTGGAACTTCAGTCCTTCCCACGTTTTGTTCTTGGGCCTCGGGGATTAAAAGTCTGTGAACTGTCCCGTGGCGGAGCCGGGCTGCAGGTTGGAGCGGAGCTTGTACATGCAGTTGAGGGAATCCAGAAAGAAAGCTCGTATGGTGTTGATCTCCATCAGAGTCAGGTTATCCAGCTGGAGAAACAAACAAGTTCAGCAGGACAGAACTTTTATCTTTTGTTGATATTCTCAACTTCTTTACAAACCATTTTGATTATTTTCCATATAAACAATTAGGAGGATGCTCATTATGGCATTTAAATTAGTTTCAGCCGAGCTATTTTTGTTCTGTAAAAGCTGACAAATCAGTTTTGGAAATACCAGCCGTGGCTTTACTTGCTAAAGGTCCTGGtactggagatcctcagtgtctCACATCACCACTCCAGACCGGTCTTACCTTGGCATGAGCCTCCTGCTGGCTGATGAAGCTGTCAGCAGACAGGCGCAGTTTGGCGATGCGAGTGTCCCAGATGTCTTTGACCAGCGTTCGAATCTCATCAGCTTTGGGAATGTTGTCAGATGCActaaagaaaggaaagaaaatgaaacatgaatgCAACATGATGCAGAGGCTGTAGTTCAGAACGGGGTTGAGGACGGTTTCCAGGACTCActggttcagcagcagctttgtcaGCTCCATGTAGTACGGACTGGGGACCGGAGTGAAggcctcttcttttctctcaaGCTCTCGCATCTCTTCCAGTTTCTCTGCACGTTGACACAAAGCAAGCACACCGATGacaaaaatgcatcaaaaataaaacagtatctgaaaaaaaaaaaaacacttttgtaAGGAAATCctgttctgttttgtcttttccatcCAGCCTTGGTTTTGCATCTTGACAATGGTAgaatagaaggaaaaaaagtttttgaactTGTATTGCAAAACTccacaa comes from the Salarias fasciatus chromosome 1, fSalaFa1.1, whole genome shotgun sequence genome and includes:
- the gins2 gene encoding DNA replication complex GINS protein PSF2; amino-acid sequence: MDPSEVEFLAEKEMVKIIPNFSLDKIYLIGGDLGPFNPGLPVDVPVWLALNLKQRQKCRVIPPEWMDVEKLEEMRELERKEEAFTPVPSPYYMELTKLLLNHASDNIPKADEIRTLVKDIWDTRIAKLRLSADSFISQQEAHAKLDNLTLMEINTIRAFFLDSLNCMYKLRSNLQPGSATGQFTDF